One Microtus pennsylvanicus isolate mMicPen1 chromosome 3, mMicPen1.hap1, whole genome shotgun sequence DNA window includes the following coding sequences:
- the LOC142845676 gene encoding prothymosin alpha-like produces MSYVSVDTSSESTDKELKEMKEVVEEAVNERGAPANGNATEESIDEEEEDGDVKAEDGNKDEETEGPMSKQVAEDKGDNDVDTKKQKVIEDD; encoded by the coding sequence ATGTCATATGTGTCCGTGGACACCAGCTCTGAGTCCACAGACAAAGAgttgaaggaaatgaaggaagttGTGGAGGAAGCAGTGAATGAAAGAGGTGCACCTGCCAATGGGAATGCTACTGAGGAAAGTatagatgaagaagaggaagatggtgATGTCAAGGCAGAGGATGGAAataaagatgaggaaactgagggtcCTATGAGCAAGCAGGTAGCTGAAGATAAAGGGGATAATGATGTTGACACCAAGAAGCAGAAGGTCATTGAAGATGACTAG